Genomic DNA from Phyllopteryx taeniolatus isolate TA_2022b chromosome 10, UOR_Ptae_1.2, whole genome shotgun sequence:
GCTCGTCTTCACCCCAACTCATCATGGCCGCTGAACGCTGAGGCGAGAAGTTTCGGCGTTTCCCGGACAATGGAGCGCTCCGGCGGAGGGAGCCAGCTGGCGAGGCTGTGCTGCTTTCTGGCCTGCCTCGCCTCCGCCTCGGCCCAGCTCAGCTACTCCGTGTTGGAGGAGCTGAGCCCGGGCTCCATCGTGGGGAACATCGCCAAAGATCTGGGCCTGAGCCCCCAGAGCATCGTTGAGAGGGGGCTGCGCGTCGTGTCCGAAACGGGCACGCAGTATTTCGAGGTGAGGCAAGCCAGCGGAGATTTGGTGATCAAGCAGCAAATGGACCGGGAGCAGATGTGCGAGTTGAGCCCGTCCTGCTCGCTCCACCTTCAGATACTTCTGTCGGACCCTCTGGAGATCCAGCGCGTCGCGGTGGACGTCGTGGACGTCAACGACAACGCTCCGCACTTTTCCACCAGCAGCGTGTCTTTGGAGGTGTCCGAGGCCGCTGCGCAGGGCACGCGCTTCCGCTTGGAGAGCGCGCACGACCCCGACGTGGGGAGCAACTCTTTACGCACCTACCAGCTGGAACAAAACGACTTTTTTACACTCAACGTGGAGACCAAAAGCGACGGCAGCAAGTTTCCCGAGCTCGTGGTGGACAAAGCTGTGGACAGGGAGGCGCGGGCGTCCTTCGAGCTGCTGCTGACCGCCGTGGATGGCGGGCAGCCGCAGAAATCGGGCTCCACGCTGCTTCTCATTCAAGTTCTGGACGTCAATGACAACGCGCCCGTCTTCCACGAGTCCGTCAGCAAAGTCAGCCTGCTCGAGAACGTCGCGCCGGGCACGTTAGTGACCAAATTGAACGCCACGGACGCGGATTCGGGCCGCAACGGCCAGATCTCGTTCATGTTCAGTAAATACACGCCCGAGCGCGTCGTGAAGCTTTTCGACGTGGATCCGAAGAGCGGAGAGATTCGCGTCCAGGGCGAGGTGGATTACGAGAAAGCCGCGTCCTACCACATCACGGTGCAGGCCCGAGACGGGGGCTCCCCCGCCATGGAGGGCTCCTGCAACGTCATTATCGACGTCACGGACGTCAACGACAACGCGCCAGAGGTCACGCTGACGTCACTCACCAGCCCCATCAGAGAAGACTCCGCCCCGGGAACGGTGATAGCCCTCATCAGCGCTCGGGATCTGGACTCCGGCAAGAACGGGGAGGTCACCTTGAGCCTCCCGCGCGGTCTGCCCTTCAAGCTCAACTCGGCCTTCGACACGCACTACAGCCTCACCACGGCCGGCGCCCTCGACCGCGAGAGCCAGTCCGAGTACAAGGTGGTCATCGGGGCCACCGACGGCGGCGAGCCGCCGCTGTCGTCGCAGGCCGCCTTCGTGGTGACGCTGTCCGACGTCAACGACAACGCCCCCGCCTTCTCCCAAAGCTCCTACTCCGTGGACGTCCCGGAGAATAACGCCGCCGGCGCCCCCATCGCCGCCGTCTCGGCCACGGACCCGGACCTGGGCGACAACGCCCGCGTCGCCTACTCCATCCTGCCCGGCCTGGTCCAGGGCTCGCCGCTCTCCTCCTACGTCTACGTGAACTCGGAGAGCGGCCGCATCTTCAGCATGCGCTCCTTGGATCACGAGCAGCTGAAGGCCTTCCGGATCGAGGTCCGGGCCCGCGACGCCGGGGAGCCCCCCAGGACCGCCGACGTCACCGTGCACGTGTTCGTGGTGGACGCGAACGACAACGCGCCCGTGATCGTGCACCCCGCCGCCGCAGACGACGACGGCGGCCTGCGGCTCAGCGTGCCGCCGTCCGCCGGCCCGGGCTACCTCGTCAACAAACTGGTGGGGCTGGACGCCGACAGCGGGCACAACGCCTGGCTCTTTTACTCCGTCGCCCCCGGGCCGCATGCGAGCATGTTCCGAATCGGGGCGCGCTCCGGCGACCTGCGCACGGCCCGCAAGTGGGCCGAGGAGGAACAAGGCTCCGCTTACGACATCGCGGTCATCGTCCAAGACAACGGCGAGCCGCCCAGGTCCACGCGGGTGAACATTACGGTCACGGTGGACCAGAAGGCCGCGGCCGACGATGCGCCGGCGAGGCCTCACCGCACGCCCTTCTCCCCGCGCGACGGGATGTCGGACATCACCTTGTACCTCATCATCTCTCTGGCCTGCGTGTCGGGCGTGTCGTTGGTCACGCTGGCCGTCGTCACGGCGCGCTGCCTGAGGCGCCGCGGCCACGGCGCGGGCGacccctgctgctgctgctgctgctacggTAGCCGGCGGTCCGGCCGCTACCGGCAGAGGCCCGGCAAGGACCCGCACCTGCAGCTCAACACGGACGGGCCCATCCGCTACATGGAGGTGGTGGGCGGCGCCCGGGACCCGCACACGCGCACTTACAGACCCTGCTACTCCACCGTCTCCAGCAGGAGCGACTTCGTGTTCATGAAGACGCCCACGCTGAGTCCCAGCAACACGCTCGACACCACCCTCGGCAGGAAGCGCCTCGGCGGCTCGCCCGGTGAGGTGAGCGGCCGACGCGCGGCTTCGAATGCCAACGCACGAGCGTCTCGGGGAACCGTACGACATGAGCCGCACGTGTCGCGCAAATTCAACCTTCTCAATAGCATCATCCTTATCCTCTTATCCATCAGCAGCGGCGTCAAAGAACAGAGGATGTTGCGAATTGCTGGTTGTCGCGACTTATTTTGGCCAACTGTTATCGACAGCAGCGACCGTTTTCGGGCTCGGTCCCGTTATTTTGCTACAGGAGGGTTCACGATTTTTTCCCGTATCGTGTCGCGCTGAAAACGTCAACCGCGTATCGTTAGCCTCGTTAGCTAAGTTAGCAGAACTGCCCAAGTCACTGTTAGAAATAGCAATgaccttgtttgttttccatAAAGGATCAAATGTGACGATTAGGCTAACAATACCACTTAAGAGTAGCATTTTACTATTATCTTTGTGAAGACATCCTTTTGGATACAGCTCTTTAATGCACTTATTTTGATTGCCAAGTGggcgactttttttttggtgatgatgcaaatgttttttttttccaactgtgGTAATGGAAGGACAAACTGGAGGAACGCTGacagcagattaaaaaaaaataataataaaagttctTGTGCGTTTGCTTAGTAGctgtgaggaagaggagagcgGAGGAAGGTGGGATGTGAAGGAGGGATAAGGGAACAAAATAGTCAAAGAAAAGCTCTCGGGTTGCAAACGGGAAGTCACAAGGTCGTCCGTTGACCCCTGACTTCCTGTTGtccactgatgatgatgatgatgatgatgatgatgatgagctgCCGGATTGCGCTCTTACTTCCTTGGCCAACATGGCGGCTTTTCCGAAGAGTCCAAACTCTGAATGATCTTTATCCGGGGGGCGCGTTGTGTCCAAGGGTTTCTCGCGTTCGTGGTCTGTTTCCGCGCAGGCTCGTACGGACGTTGAAACTGGCTTTTGCAGTTCCGGGCAGTTTTGGCAGTCACCTGCTGGCGTTTGTTTACGAAAATCAAACACGCTTCATGTTTCCTATCGAGAGAGGCCCAAATTCtttcgaggaaaaaaaaaaagcacattgtgACACACGACAGCAATTTTCAAGCAGCTTGTGATTGGAAACGTTTTTATACGGGATTCAACTTGTCGTCCAGTTCCCGCCCGGTGTCAAAGGGGaatttacaattggaaaataatCAGCACTTCTTGtctttatgatgatgatgatgatgtcgccTGGCGCTGACCTCTTACTCCAGAAACAGCAGCTTTTCCCCGTAATGGAATGTTCCTACGACATGACGTGTTACCAGCGCGACGTTTTATTATTTGCGAGGCCTCAGTCTCTctcattggttgtttttcctcgggcTCGATGGTTTCCCAAATTCGAGGCAGATGGCGATTGATTAGATTTgtatcattttttcccctccacagATCGTATTTATCGCGCATGACGTCCCAATGACTGCAAATAAGACCGGAAAAGTTCGATTTTTCAATTGCAAAGTCGCACGTTTGTTGAATGCAAAGAAAAACCGCAGCCTAGTCGACGTTTTCCCGCTTTTCTCCTTTAAGGTTTTGATTTCCCGTGcttattttccattttgcgGTCGTCGTCGTTTTTcaaacacgcacgcgcacgcgcacgcgcagaTGTGTCAGCCACAACAGCGACCGTCCCACGAAAGCCGTCGTGAAGTTTGTCGCTGCTGAATTTGCGATTCATGTTGCAACTTGTGTTCTTCTTGCAGCAAAAGCCCCCCAACAATGACTGGCGTTTTAACCAGGGACCGAGACCAGGACCCAGCGGGTGAGTCAACGTTGCGCTCCTCTCACGCACGCTCACAAgtacgacgacgatgatgagtGATGAAGGATGACAAATGGCGATTCAACGACTGCAGCTGCAATGATAACGCTGAGCTGTGTGCTTCCATGCACGCAGTCTGAGGCggtctccccccaccccccccccccctcgctgcTTCCCTGCTTTCTAAAATGGCTGCCGCAGCCTGCTCTCCCCCTCCCCCGGCCGctgctctcctctcctctccgcTCAGGCCCGCAGATGAGCGACGGCGGCCGGAGCCTGTGGGGGAGGGACGCGGTTGTTCTCGCCTCCCAACATCTGACGAGCgcgttttttttaatccaagtgacGCCACGTGATCGTTTTGCGCACCGTTGCGCGAATTGCTGCAGATTGTCGATGCTGTTGTCGTCCTCAAAAACAATTGTTTAGCTTCCGACGCTGTGTGAAGGTTGCGTGATGTTAGTGGCGAAGGGTGAAGGacatcatcccccccccccaaaattagtTCTTTTCGCaagaaaaggcaaacaaggcacATGGAAGCAAACACTAAATTAAGAAAGTCCAGAAAACAAAGTTCAACGTAGGAAAGGAACGCGAGGGAACAGAAGACTCATCACGACGGTGAACAGGGAAAGGCTGAACGAAATACAATGTGACGAGACGCGAGCTGATTGGTCGAAACGAGGGAcggggctgacgagaacagctGGCGATGAAAACCTAACGAGTCGACGAGAGAGCTTTGTAAAAGGCAATTTTGTGGGAGAAAAATACAGCTCTTGCGAGCGTTCGTGCAAAGGTTCTTCGACAAAATCAATGTCATTGCCTCCTCGCTGAAAAGTAGACGTGCCTTTGCGAGCGTGTAACATGTTGTGTTTTTAGTCCCCACATGCCATACGGTACACACATTCGATGGACGCCGAAGAGCGGGACAAGGTACTCGTCATTTCGACGTACAAAGCTTAGCCGCTCTCTGCCCTTTGCAGCTGATCAGCGTTTGTAAAAAGGAAATGGACCTGATTGGTTTCTCGGGGCAGAGAGTTTCCTGTGATAGTGCAACCCcggctgagtgtgtgtgtgtgtagctgtaTCGAAGTCGTAGCGCTTGTGTTAGTCTCCCTAAAAGTCTGCTGCGCCGTGTGCATCGAGGCCACAATGCCTGCTGTGGCGGAGAAAGGGCCGCGGCACTCATCGGCGTGCGCTGTTGTGCCAGACTGTATATGTgtgcaaaagcaaacaaaatggcGCTTGTCGAACTTCCTCTGCAGCCTttactgtgtgcgtgcgtgcgtgcgtagtGGTTGTCGCCCAACGTGATCACGCGTGACTTTTCGTGTCATTTATCAAGCGAACGGCGGGAAGAAGGCTGCCGTTGAAGTAAGCGAGCCGACGCGTTGCGCTTATCTGCACATGGAGAGCGGATGTGCCTAAATGGTCCGGAGCGAGCCAGCAAAACATGGCCGCAGGATATTTGCGGGGCCGAGCGGTCCTCTCATTGGACTGCGACTCCCGATCGGGCTGACCACAGGGAGCGCTCAACAGCCGCAGGATGTGATAAGTCAGAGACTCGTTTAGCACAAACGGAGCGTCGCCTCGTTGTCTTTTGCGACGAGAGGGACGTGGCCGACGTAAAAACACTTTGGAGTCTCGGGGAGCAGGCGTCCGACGTCCGGCGAGTTGTCCTGAGGAACGGGCGTGTTGATGGCTCGCTTGCTGGTTGTTGCGCATCACTCGTGTAACGCAGATTCAAATCGCTTGTGAACAGCGCCGCTTGCGTTCGTTCGCGCAGCGCGACAAATCACAGATTGCGACACACGCAAATTGCCACCTTGGAATAAACAAAGATGTTTGCCCACACGGAAACGATCGGTTTGCGGCAGCACGCGTTGAACGTGCACCCAAAGAGGCCCGGAAATTGGGAGAAGGGTGGTTTTCAAAAAAATGACCATGgatgtaaaataaggctctgAAATCCTGGAAAAATGAGGCCTGCCCTGGAGTCGCGGGACCGTGCGGGCGCGTCCGCCCAAGGCCTTCACCTGCCGATCGAATACGTCGGCCCGTGTGCCGCCGTGGCTGTGGTTAATAAAGGGTTCACTTTCCCGTGTGTCTGTCACGTGGGGAGACGCGCTCCGAGCGAGGCGCTGATGTTTTGGGCGAGCTCCTTAGCTTGCTGGCTCGCTAGCTCGCGGACTCGCCTTAATATAGACATAATAACGCAGTTCGCTTTCACTCAAGTGTCTATGTCGTGTGGATCTACGCGCGCGGCGCAAAGCTGTAGAGTGTTGGCCGGAGCTTACGCCGGTCGGCCGCCGACTCGCTCGTTACTTGTATCGTGGGGGAGGCCCTCGCGCCAGGGGTATGCGCCGCAGCCTGCTTTCGTCACGGGGCTCGTCTTTAGCTCCCAACCGAGTTCAACGCTTTCTCGCAACAATTCAGTACGAAATTCTCCGTAGCCTTTGCACGTGTTTTCAGTGCTTACCACCTTCAAGGGTATTTAACGCTATTTCGAAACAAACCTCCGGTTtttctggaaagaaaaaagGCCGACCGCTTGCACATATCGTACAAACACGCTCGCTACTGTGGCGCGTCGCAAAACCGCGCTCCTCGTCAGCTGCTTTGTCAGCTGCCGACGCAAAACGACGTCTTACCTTCGTCTTTGTCTCCGCACGCGCAGGGCTGTCGGCGGACCCGAGGTCGCCATGGGAACGGGCCCTTGGCCCCAACCCCCGACTGAAGCTGAGCAGCTCCAGGCCCTGATGGCCGCAGCTAACGGTGAGTAAGACGCCTTGTCgtcatttttgaaatgtatttatttattttttatgaatttttttttttttactatgtgCCAAAATTTGAAACAGTTGCCGATGTACTTTCAGccttttgattgattgaacaAGACAAACATTCAActgaacaaatacaaaatgaaaccaCTCGCAAGGAGCACGGACGCTAACACGAGGCTGAGCTCTTGATGGCATTCGCTCGGGCCACGCCCCTCAAAGGCGCACGCCGACACACTTATTTACACTTTATCAAACCAGCTGATTTAATTGCATTGTCTTCTATTGTTTTATgtctttatattttacaatatagtaAATAAACAATAGAACCCAAATTTGGGTGCTGGAACGGATTCacggcatttcaattcatttcaatgtggaaaagtAATTTGTTAGGTTTTGAGTTTGGCCACGGGGCGAGTTCAAGTCGGAATTCAAGAAAGGTACAACTGCAACGAAACCTAGCCACGCTCGCTCTCATTTCTGTCTCCGCTCGGAAAAAGAAGCCGGACGTGGACTACGAAAGCGAAATAAGCCGAAATCAAGACGAGAGCGGCTCTTTGGCAAACGAGCTCTCAAGTCATCGCTCAAGTTTCCACTGCCACGTGACCGCAGCGTAATGCGCCACGTTAGCCGGCTAAGCTATAAATAAAGCAAGAGGCGCTGATCAGTTACAACTGACTACGTTCGGTCACCTTTTAGCGCAggtttatacaaaaaaaacaacaacaacaactacatactgtaacataaaatgcaacAGAATGGATGACTTCGTGGAAAAAGCaacatgaatttaagtgacTCAAAACGCGAGTTAGCATGGTTAGCTGGGAGAAATGCTAATGGGTAGACGTTAACTCTTGAGCTGGTTTGGTTGTTTTTGAGCGGTAATGAAAGCTACTTATTATCTGCGCAACCTTTAGCGGCTCCACACGTACGTTCCGTTCGGCTCAAAGCTTCGGAGCGGATGACGTTTCCGTTTCCGGGGACGACTGGGATTGCTAAACAGTGCGACGTTGTTGCCGCGCGACACAAACTAGCTAAAGTTGGGGTGATATCCGACTTTTGGGTGTTTGGTATCGTTCTGGGGGACTCCGAGTCCAATAAAGTTGATTTATACATATTGGAAAAGGAgaaatataataacaataataatatatagaCATCGCTCTTCCTGTAGACTCGAATACAATAATATTATTGTAACAATAACAGCAGTATCTTGTATTttaagaagagaaaaaaagatcaaCTCCAACAAAagcaaccattaaaaaaaaaaccaaaaaaaaacattcgaaGTAAACATGTTTTACGAAGTGTGATGAAGCCGAAAGTTCCACATACGCACTTTAGGGGCGTGGCCTAGGCTGTGATTTGCgtcttctccatgctccttgcgagtgtctTCATTTTCTATCAGTTTGACTCTTTGGCCCGTCATGGAAACGGCTGAAAGTGAACCTGCGACTTGTCGCTCTCCCGCTCTCCTTGCCCACTTGCGAGGGCATCACtttgtcttaaaaaataaataaatacaattataatctttgcaaatgtaataaGTGAGCCCATAATGAATTGGACTGCAACCTTTTGTTTTGGGATATAACTGCGCAAATGCATAGGCTCTCTCTCTTGTTTTGTCGATTTAAGTCGATGGTCAGCATGACGAGCGATCTCCAAATGACTTTTATTACGTGATTGGCCGGTTATTACGTTACGAGGCTTCTACGCAGCCACTGCTCCGAATTCTCCTTTTCTAACAAGTCTTCCCCTCCCTTTTGTCTCCCTCCCCTAAGTGAGCGACGCGAGCGGCACCCTGGGACCCGGCACGATGGGCCTGAGCACCCGCTACAGCCCCCATTTCACCCTGCAGCACGTGCCCGACTACCGGCAGAACGTCTACATCCCCGGCAGCACGGCCACGCTCACCTCCAAcccccagcagcagcagctgcagctgcagcagcagcagcagcagcagcagcagcagcagcaggccgTGGCCCAGCAGGCGGGCCAGCAGGCGCTGCCCCCGCCCCAGCCGGGCCAGCCCGAGCCCCCGAAAGCCGCCCAGACCCCCGCCTCCAAGAAGAAGTCCaccaagaaggagaagaagtaGAAAAGGAGGCGCAGGAATGCTCAATCCGGTCTGACGAGAagtgtaacccccccccccccccccccccccccacacacaccccacaccccaccACCAGCTATCGCACGAGCGGCGGTCCGAGCGGCTCCTTCGGAAGCGTCTCGAAGGCGCCCGAATGCTTCCGCTTGTAATCGGTCGATGTTTGGTGCTCGGGTGTGGGTTCGGGttattgtgattttctttttgcttgATTTTGGCTAAGACAAGAAAGCTCCCAAGGTTGATGTATCCACAGAAATGTTGTCGTCTTTCATGTCGGAGTTGTTGTGCGCGGGAAGTCAGCCGTTGCGAGTGCGCTCGCCGCCATCATATTTCTACGTAGGCTCGGCCCCCTTTTTTGGCGCGGGATCTTTTACCGCTATTACAAACTTCGTCTGCATGCTCTTTAAAGGTTCAAACCACATCGTACTAGTTTAGCGTCGCAAACTATGCAttgcaaaaagcaaaagagGAGGACGTCCCCCCCGCCAAAATCGCAATGCACATGTAGCATTTGCCCGACGGAAAAGAACTTTTGTAAACCACAGTTTGAATATGTATGCCGGTAATCTCCTGTTCCTGTTATGACCCGAGCATGCACCCGCAGTGAGAGGCCACAGGGGGTGTCCAGCTGGCCCCCAAGCCCCGCCCCCCCATCACTTCCCCCACATTAAGAGCCAACCTGAAGTATTGCACTGATGTCGGGTGTAAATCACATTCGGGTGTCGTATTTGCCGTTATTGAGTTTTCTTGCAATAGCGTCGAGCGATTGCATGCGTAAGATATGACGTCCGGCGGTGGTGGGCGGAGCCTAAAACATTGTTCCGTCGGCCCGACCGCCCCTCGGCTCCGCTCGCTGAATGTACAGAGGAACCGCTGAGCTCAAATGGGCTGACCCCGGGCCGGGGTCAGCGAGGCGAACCCGCTCGCCTCGCTCGTCCGTCGCCGCCCGTCCTCCGTCGTGACCCCGCCGCCCGCTCtttgtaaataaacaaatcaaGTCCCGTCGACGGTGTGAGCCAGGTGTTTGTGTTGTCGGGACCGCCGCCGTCCCAAATCCAACGTCCTTCTCCACAAGGCGTGGCTCACTactggaatgtgttgcagtttgtttttcaagaaaatgaagaaaaaaacccaccagatttattcaacaaaaatgaaaatatgacaTGATCTTCAACAGTTTGCGTTGCAATGTAGTAACTAAGCGCCATGCCAACTAAC
This window encodes:
- the LOC133485289 gene encoding protocadherin gamma-C5-like isoform X3; translated protein: MERSGGGSQLARLCCFLACLASASAQLSYSVLEELSPGSIVGNIAKDLGLSPQSIVERGLRVVSETGTQYFEVRQASGDLVIKQQMDREQMCELSPSCSLHLQILLSDPLEIQRVAVDVVDVNDNAPHFSTSSVSLEVSEAAAQGTRFRLESAHDPDVGSNSLRTYQLEQNDFFTLNVETKSDGSKFPELVVDKAVDREARASFELLLTAVDGGQPQKSGSTLLLIQVLDVNDNAPVFHESVSKVSLLENVAPGTLVTKLNATDADSGRNGQISFMFSKYTPERVVKLFDVDPKSGEIRVQGEVDYEKAASYHITVQARDGGSPAMEGSCNVIIDVTDVNDNAPEVTLTSLTSPIREDSAPGTVIALISARDLDSGKNGEVTLSLPRGLPFKLNSAFDTHYSLTTAGALDRESQSEYKVVIGATDGGEPPLSSQAAFVVTLSDVNDNAPAFSQSSYSVDVPENNAAGAPIAAVSATDPDLGDNARVAYSILPGLVQGSPLSSYVYVNSESGRIFSMRSLDHEQLKAFRIEVRARDAGEPPRTADVTVHVFVVDANDNAPVIVHPAAADDDGGLRLSVPPSAGPGYLVNKLVGLDADSGHNAWLFYSVAPGPHASMFRIGARSGDLRTARKWAEEEQGSAYDIAVIVQDNGEPPRSTRVNITVTVDQKAAADDAPARPHRTPFSPRDGMSDITLYLIISLACVSGVSLVTLAVVTARCLRRRGHGAGDPCCCCCCYGSRRSGRYRQRPGKDPHLQLNTDGPIRYMEVVGGARDPHTRTYRPCYSTVSSRSDFVFMKTPTLSPSNTLDTTLGRKRLGGSPGEQKPPNNDWRFNQGPRPGPSGPHMPYGTHIRWTPKSGTRAVGGPEVAMGTGPWPQPPTEAEQLQALMAAANVSDASGTLGPGTMGLSTRYSPHFTLQHVPDYRQNVYIPGSTATLTSNPQQQQLQLQQQQQQQQQQQQAVAQQAGQQALPPPQPGQPEPPKAAQTPASKKKSTKKEKK
- the LOC133485289 gene encoding protocadherin gamma-C5-like isoform X8: MERSGGGSQLARLCCFLACLASASAQLSYSVLEELSPGSIVGNIAKDLGLSPQSIVERGLRVVSETGTQYFEVRQASGDLVIKQQMDREQMCELSPSCSLHLQILLSDPLEIQRVAVDVVDVNDNAPHFSTSSVSLEVSEAAAQGTRFRLESAHDPDVGSNSLRTYQLEQNDFFTLNVETKSDGSKFPELVVDKAVDREARASFELLLTAVDGGQPQKSGSTLLLIQVLDVNDNAPVFHESVSKVSLLENVAPGTLVTKLNATDADSGRNGQISFMFSKYTPERVVKLFDVDPKSGEIRVQGEVDYEKAASYHITVQARDGGSPAMEGSCNVIIDVTDVNDNAPEVTLTSLTSPIREDSAPGTVIALISARDLDSGKNGEVTLSLPRGLPFKLNSAFDTHYSLTTAGALDRESQSEYKVVIGATDGGEPPLSSQAAFVVTLSDVNDNAPAFSQSSYSVDVPENNAAGAPIAAVSATDPDLGDNARVAYSILPGLVQGSPLSSYVYVNSESGRIFSMRSLDHEQLKAFRIEVRARDAGEPPRTADVTVHVFVVDANDNAPVIVHPAAADDDGGLRLSVPPSAGPGYLVNKLVGLDADSGHNAWLFYSVAPGPHASMFRIGARSGDLRTARKWAEEEQGSAYDIAVIVQDNGEPPRSTRVNITVTVDQKAAADDAPARPHRTPFSPRDGMSDITLYLIISLACVSGVSLVTLAVVTARCLRRRGHGAGDPCCCCCCYGSRRSGRYRQRPGKDPHLQLNTDGPIRYMEVVGGARDPHTRTYRPCYSTVSSRSDFVFMKTPTLSPSNTLDTTLGRKRLGGSPGEQKPPNNDWRFNQGPRPGPSGAVGGPEVAMGTGPWPQPPTEAEQLQALMAAANVSDASGTLGPGTMGLSTRYSPHFTLQHVPDYRQNVYIPGSTATLTSNPQQQQLQLQQQQQQQQQQQQAVAQQAGQQALPPPQPGQPEPPKAAQTPASKKKSTKKEKK
- the LOC133485289 gene encoding protocadherin gamma-C5-like isoform X24; the encoded protein is MERSGGGSQLARLCCFLACLASASAQLSYSVLEELSPGSIVGNIAKDLGLSPQSIVERGLRVVSETGTQYFEVRQASGDLVIKQQMDREQMCELSPSCSLHLQILLSDPLEIQRVAVDVVDVNDNAPHFSTSSVSLEVSEAAAQGTRFRLESAHDPDVGSNSLRTYQLEQNDFFTLNVETKSDGSKFPELVVDKAVDREARASFELLLTAVDGGQPQKSGSTLLLIQVLDVNDNAPVFHESVSKVSLLENVAPGTLVTKLNATDADSGRNGQISFMFSKYTPERVVKLFDVDPKSGEIRVQGEVDYEKAASYHITVQARDGGSPAMEGSCNVIIDVTDVNDNAPEVTLTSLTSPIREDSAPGTVIALISARDLDSGKNGEVTLSLPRGLPFKLNSAFDTHYSLTTAGALDRESQSEYKVVIGATDGGEPPLSSQAAFVVTLSDVNDNAPAFSQSSYSVDVPENNAAGAPIAAVSATDPDLGDNARVAYSILPGLVQGSPLSSYVYVNSESGRIFSMRSLDHEQLKAFRIEVRARDAGEPPRTADVTVHVFVVDANDNAPVIVHPAAADDDGGLRLSVPPSAGPGYLVNKLVGLDADSGHNAWLFYSVAPGPHASMFRIGARSGDLRTARKWAEEEQGSAYDIAVIVQDNGEPPRSTRVNITVTVDQKAAADDAPARPHRTPFSPRDGMSDITLYLIISLACVSGVSLVTLAVVTARCLRRRGHGAGDPCCCCCCYGSRRSGRYRQRPGKDPHLQLNTDGPIRYMEVVGGARDPHTRTYRPCYSTVSSRSDFVFMKTPTLSPSNTLDTTLGRKRLGGSPAKAPQQ